In Allomuricauda ruestringensis DSM 13258, the following proteins share a genomic window:
- a CDS encoding tRNA1(Val) (adenine(37)-N6)-methyltransferase, whose protein sequence is MKPFKFKEFTVYQNQCAMKVGTDGVLLGAWASLDKLPESILDIGAGTGLIALQMAQRSSAEVIDAIELDDGAYEQCVTNFEASPWGDRLFCYHAGFDEFVDEMDDKYDLIVSNPPFYSEDVASGNEPRDKARQNISLPFGELVEGAAKLLTEDGIFAVIIPFKEESNFIALAKNSGLFPVRITRVKGNPETDFKRCLMEFCFNEVKPNINNLVIEVGRHQYTKEYIELTQAFYLKI, encoded by the coding sequence ATGAAGCCGTTCAAATTCAAGGAATTTACCGTTTATCAAAATCAATGTGCCATGAAGGTGGGGACCGATGGGGTGCTGTTGGGTGCTTGGGCATCATTGGACAAGCTACCAGAATCAATTTTGGATATAGGCGCGGGAACTGGACTGATTGCCTTGCAAATGGCCCAACGCTCATCAGCAGAGGTTATTGATGCCATTGAGTTGGATGATGGTGCCTACGAACAATGTGTCACCAATTTTGAAGCATCACCATGGGGAGATAGATTGTTCTGTTACCATGCAGGTTTTGATGAGTTTGTTGATGAAATGGATGATAAGTACGACTTAATCGTTTCCAATCCACCATTCTATTCCGAAGATGTAGCTAGTGGGAACGAACCACGGGACAAGGCAAGGCAAAATATTTCATTGCCTTTTGGGGAATTAGTTGAGGGAGCAGCAAAACTTTTGACGGAGGATGGAATTTTTGCCGTCATTATTCCCTTTAAAGAAGAATCCAATTTTATAGCGCTTGCAAAGAACTCTGGGTTGTTCCCTGTGCGAATTACAAGGGTAAAGGGAAATCCCGAGACTGATTTTAAAAGATGCCTGATGGAATTTTGTTTTAATGAGGTCAAACCAAACATCAATAATTTGGTAATAGAGGTGGGCCGGCACCAATACACCAAAGAATACATTGAATTGACCCAAGCATTTTATTTAAAAATATAA
- a CDS encoding acyl-CoA dehydrogenase family protein has product MKPDLFEAPDYYNLDDLLSEEHKLVRDAARQWVKRDISPIIEEYAQKAEFPKQIIGGLAEIGAFGPYIPEEYGGAGLDQISYGLIMQEIERGDSGVRSTASVQSSLVMYPIFAYGSEEQRKKYLPKLATGEWMGCFGLTEPNHGSNPGGMETKFKDAGDHYVLNGAKLWISNSPFADVAIVWAKNEEGRIHGLIVERGMEGFSTPETHNKWSLRASATGELIFDNVKVPKENLLPGKNGLGAPLGCLDSARYGIAWGAIGAAMDCYDTALRYAKERVQFGKPIAAYQLQQKKLAEMITEITKAQLLAFRLGQLKNEGKATTAQISMAKRNNVDMAIKIAREARQILGGMGITGEYSIMRHMMNLESVITYEGTHDIHLLITGADITGIQAFK; this is encoded by the coding sequence ATGAAACCCGATTTATTTGAAGCCCCAGATTACTATAATCTCGATGATTTGCTTTCCGAGGAACATAAACTCGTTCGTGATGCAGCCCGTCAATGGGTGAAGCGAGATATTTCACCCATTATTGAGGAATATGCCCAAAAGGCAGAATTCCCCAAACAGATTATCGGTGGATTGGCCGAAATCGGTGCTTTTGGACCCTACATTCCCGAAGAATATGGCGGGGCTGGCTTAGATCAGATCAGCTATGGATTGATCATGCAAGAAATTGAGCGGGGAGATAGCGGTGTACGTTCTACGGCTTCTGTGCAATCATCATTGGTGATGTATCCCATATTTGCTTACGGCTCCGAAGAACAGCGAAAAAAGTATCTGCCCAAGTTGGCGACCGGTGAGTGGATGGGTTGTTTTGGGCTTACCGAACCCAATCACGGATCCAATCCCGGTGGAATGGAAACCAAATTCAAAGATGCAGGCGATCATTATGTGTTGAACGGTGCCAAACTTTGGATTTCCAATTCGCCATTTGCCGACGTGGCCATAGTTTGGGCCAAAAATGAGGAAGGCAGGATTCACGGGCTTATCGTGGAACGTGGAATGGAAGGTTTTTCCACACCTGAGACCCATAACAAATGGTCGTTGCGTGCGTCTGCTACGGGCGAACTTATTTTTGATAATGTAAAAGTGCCCAAAGAAAACCTGTTGCCGGGTAAAAACGGACTTGGGGCACCACTCGGTTGTTTGGACTCCGCCCGTTACGGAATTGCTTGGGGTGCCATTGGTGCTGCCATGGATTGTTACGATACGGCACTCCGATATGCCAAGGAACGCGTTCAATTCGGGAAACCCATTGCCGCATACCAGCTTCAGCAAAAAAAATTGGCCGAAATGATCACCGAAATCACAAAGGCCCAGTTACTGGCTTTCCGTTTGGGACAGTTAAAAAATGAAGGGAAGGCCACTACGGCACAAATTTCCATGGCCAAACGGAACAATGTGGACATGGCCATAAAAATTGCCCGCGAAGCAAGACAGATATTGGGTGGGATGGGGATTACCGGCGAATACAGCATTATGCGCCACATGATGAACCTTGAAAGTGTGATCACTTACGAAGGTACCCACGATATCCACTTGTTGATTACCGGAGCAGATATTACCGGAATCCAGGCATTTAAATAA
- a CDS encoding FdhF/YdeP family oxidoreductase, producing the protein MEKEIKRNVSLTGDIKFTGLRLKGPMQTSAGLLGVRETLRHTFKEMGILRSMRSLLEMNQEDGFRCPSCAWPVPEHPSKIAEYCENGAKALADEATREHIGGDFFAKHSVEELSRLSDFELNKLGRIIEPMVLKPNSVHYEPITWQDAFELISEELHKLKKPNEAIFYTSGRSSNEAAYLYGMFARAFGTNNLPDCSNMCHESSGVALSETLGIGKGSVKLDDLYGAEVILVVGQNPGTNHPRMLSALEKCKKNGGKIISINPLAETGLVNFKNPQSISGMLGNGQPIADVHLAVKINEDIPLAKLILKKLVALDAKNSNVLDHEFIVEYVDGYDDLLKDLDRYDMESLQKRAGVYMRKIDKVVELLAENSKIVVCWAMGITQHKNAVESIKEYVNILLLKGAVGKPFAGTCPVRGHSNVQGDRSVGIMHYVSKGLNQKIQEHLNFDPPTEQGYDTVEAIKAMHEKKAKVFICLGGNFVMAASDTRFTAEALQNCDLTVQISTKLNRSHLVTGKTALLLPTFGRSEKDEKNGALQFLTMESSTGKVRQSKGLLKPASEHIKSEPEIIALLAHTYFRGNHSMDWFSLGQDYSLIRNLIDKTVKGFKNTNEQSKGFGYYLPNNVRERDFRMLPNGRAQLSITSLPDHNLNPDEFLLMTIRSHDQFNTTIYGLNDRYRGIHNERRVVFMNEEDMVEKHLTKLDVVHLHSNYDGIQRTAEKFIVVPYEIPKGNMAAYFPETNMLVPHNHFADKSQTPISKSIKVTVEKVS; encoded by the coding sequence ATGGAAAAAGAGATAAAGCGCAATGTTTCCCTCACCGGGGATATCAAATTCACGGGACTGCGCCTAAAAGGGCCCATGCAAACCTCAGCAGGTCTTTTAGGGGTACGGGAAACGTTACGGCACACTTTTAAGGAAATGGGCATTTTACGTTCCATGCGGAGCTTGTTGGAAATGAACCAAGAGGACGGTTTCCGTTGCCCCAGTTGTGCATGGCCCGTTCCCGAACATCCATCTAAAATTGCGGAGTACTGCGAAAACGGGGCAAAGGCCTTGGCAGATGAAGCCACAAGGGAACATATTGGAGGTGATTTTTTTGCAAAACATTCCGTAGAAGAACTATCCCGACTAAGCGATTTTGAACTGAACAAATTAGGTAGGATCATTGAACCAATGGTTCTTAAACCAAACAGTGTTCACTACGAACCCATTACTTGGCAAGATGCTTTTGAGCTAATCTCGGAGGAATTGCATAAGCTAAAAAAACCCAATGAGGCCATTTTTTATACTTCGGGCAGGTCCAGCAACGAAGCTGCTTATCTCTACGGTATGTTTGCCCGTGCTTTTGGCACAAACAATCTGCCGGATTGCTCCAATATGTGCCACGAATCATCGGGGGTAGCGCTTTCCGAAACATTGGGTATTGGGAAAGGTTCCGTTAAACTAGATGATTTATATGGGGCGGAAGTTATTCTGGTCGTGGGCCAAAATCCAGGGACCAATCATCCGAGAATGTTATCGGCACTGGAAAAGTGCAAAAAGAATGGTGGCAAGATTATCAGCATAAACCCATTGGCTGAGACGGGGCTGGTCAATTTTAAAAACCCCCAAAGCATTTCTGGTATGCTGGGGAACGGACAGCCTATTGCCGACGTACACTTAGCTGTAAAAATCAATGAGGACATTCCATTGGCCAAACTCATCTTAAAAAAATTGGTTGCCCTCGATGCCAAGAACTCCAATGTTCTTGACCATGAATTTATTGTGGAGTATGTTGACGGCTATGATGATCTATTAAAAGATTTAGACCGTTACGATATGGAAAGCCTTCAGAAACGAGCTGGGGTCTACATGCGAAAAATAGACAAGGTGGTCGAATTGTTGGCGGAAAACTCCAAAATTGTGGTCTGCTGGGCCATGGGGATCACCCAGCATAAAAATGCGGTGGAGAGTATCAAGGAATATGTGAACATTTTGTTGCTCAAAGGTGCCGTGGGCAAACCCTTTGCCGGTACTTGTCCCGTTCGGGGCCATAGCAATGTACAAGGGGATCGTTCTGTTGGTATTATGCACTACGTGAGCAAAGGATTGAACCAGAAAATCCAGGAGCACCTCAATTTTGACCCACCTACCGAACAGGGTTATGATACTGTGGAAGCCATTAAGGCCATGCACGAAAAAAAGGCAAAGGTCTTTATTTGTTTGGGCGGCAATTTTGTGATGGCGGCATCGGATACCAGATTTACTGCAGAAGCCCTACAAAATTGTGATTTAACGGTTCAGATAAGCACTAAACTGAACCGGAGTCATTTGGTCACAGGCAAAACCGCACTTTTACTCCCCACTTTTGGGCGTTCCGAAAAGGATGAGAAAAATGGAGCGCTTCAATTTTTGACCATGGAAAGCAGTACGGGCAAGGTACGCCAAAGCAAAGGATTGTTGAAACCTGCTTCGGAACATATCAAAAGCGAACCGGAGATTATTGCGCTCTTGGCCCACACCTATTTTAGGGGCAATCATTCCATGGATTGGTTTTCATTGGGACAAGATTACAGCCTTATCCGAAATCTTATCGATAAGACTGTAAAAGGGTTTAAAAATACAAACGAACAGTCCAAAGGATTTGGATATTACCTACCGAACAATGTTCGTGAACGTGATTTTAGAATGTTGCCGAATGGTAGGGCACAGTTATCCATTACCTCTTTGCCCGACCATAACCTCAATCCTGATGAATTCCTTTTGATGACCATACGGTCCCATGACCAGTTCAACACTACCATTTATGGATTGAACGATCGTTACCGTGGCATCCACAACGAGCGCCGCGTAGTTTTTATGAATGAAGAAGATATGGTGGAGAAACACCTGACCAAACTGGATGTGGTTCATCTGCATAGTAATTATGACGGAATTCAACGCACCGCGGAAAAATTTATAGTTGTGCCCTATGAAATCCCGAAAGGGAACATGGCCGCTTATTTTCCAGAAACCAATATGTTGGTTCCCCATAATCATTTTGCTGATAAAAGCCAGACACCCATTAGTAAATCCATTAAGGTAACTGTGGAGAAAGTTTCTTGA
- a CDS encoding Y-family DNA polymerase translates to MFALVDCNNFYASCERVFQPQFNNVPVAILSNNDGCFISRSDEAKTLGLPMGAPEFKYRKFCEDNKIKVFSSNYPLYGDMSTRVMNILGTFTPDIEVYSIDEAFLKFDGFQHYNFESYGREIQRNVQKCTGIPISIGIAPTKGLAKVANKIAKKLKTKTGGVYVIQSEERRVKALKWTKIESVWGVGRGNLKRLQARNIKTAYDFTQLSDEWVRKQMAIIGLRLKKDLQGIPTLDLDDDTRDKKAIATTRSFEGTYSDMENIKERISTFATSCAEKLRSQGSSCNYLVVLLRSDRHKKDEPQDRSSLIITMPYATDSSLTISNYAVKAAVALFKPGIKYKRAGVIVSGLVPTNERQLDLFLSENPKHHKLMQVMDNINNKYNGHKMKIANQDLKRTWKMRQEHLSPKYTTNINEIIVVK, encoded by the coding sequence ATGTTTGCCCTTGTAGATTGCAATAACTTCTATGCCTCGTGTGAACGGGTTTTTCAGCCACAGTTCAACAATGTTCCTGTGGCCATTCTGTCCAATAATGATGGTTGTTTCATCTCGCGCAGCGATGAAGCAAAGACACTTGGGCTGCCCATGGGAGCCCCAGAATTTAAGTATAGGAAGTTTTGCGAGGACAACAAGATAAAGGTGTTTTCATCCAATTACCCCCTGTACGGAGATATGAGCACTAGGGTGATGAATATTCTTGGAACGTTCACCCCCGATATTGAAGTATATAGTATTGACGAGGCCTTTTTAAAGTTTGATGGTTTCCAGCACTACAATTTTGAATCTTACGGAAGGGAAATTCAAAGAAACGTCCAAAAATGTACAGGAATCCCCATCAGTATAGGAATTGCGCCGACAAAGGGTCTGGCCAAAGTAGCCAATAAAATTGCCAAAAAGCTGAAAACAAAAACAGGGGGTGTATATGTAATTCAATCCGAAGAAAGACGGGTAAAAGCATTAAAATGGACCAAGATTGAAAGTGTTTGGGGGGTAGGACGTGGAAACCTGAAACGACTTCAGGCCAGAAACATAAAAACGGCTTATGACTTCACCCAATTATCAGATGAATGGGTACGGAAACAAATGGCTATAATCGGTCTTAGACTGAAGAAGGACCTTCAAGGCATTCCAACATTGGACTTGGATGATGACACCCGCGATAAAAAGGCCATAGCCACCACAAGAAGTTTTGAAGGCACGTATTCCGATATGGAAAATATTAAAGAAAGAATATCCACTTTCGCAACCAGTTGTGCCGAAAAATTGCGGAGCCAAGGAAGTAGTTGCAACTATCTCGTTGTTCTTTTAAGAAGCGATAGGCATAAAAAGGATGAGCCCCAGGATAGAAGCAGTCTTATTATTACCATGCCCTATGCTACGGATTCTAGCCTAACCATAAGCAACTACGCAGTTAAGGCGGCGGTTGCCCTATTCAAACCTGGAATCAAATACAAAAGGGCAGGAGTGATCGTATCGGGGCTAGTGCCCACCAATGAAAGGCAATTGGATCTGTTCCTGTCCGAAAATCCCAAGCATCATAAGCTTATGCAGGTGATGGACAACATCAACAATAAATATAATGGGCACAAAATGAAGATTGCCAATCAAGACCTGAAAAGGACCTGGAAAATGCGACAAGAACACCTTTCCCCTAAATATACAACGAACATCAATGAAATCATTGTAGTAAAATGA
- a CDS encoding LexA family protein, with protein MIPKKSQNTDALTFFVPDKEQNVTIPISNNTVSAGFPSPADDFKQKRISLDNTLIKNKEATFYARVSGQSMIGAGLDDGDLLVIDRSLEAEHGKIAVCFLDGEFTVKRLSIEKDTITLMPENKNYKPIKVSKDSDLLIWGVVTYVIKAV; from the coding sequence ATGATCCCCAAGAAATCCCAGAATACCGATGCACTCACTTTTTTTGTTCCAGATAAAGAACAAAATGTGACCATTCCAATATCAAACAATACTGTTTCCGCAGGATTTCCTTCACCGGCCGATGACTTCAAACAAAAGCGCATTAGCCTGGATAATACATTGATCAAAAACAAAGAAGCCACATTCTATGCAAGGGTAAGTGGACAATCCATGATCGGAGCGGGACTGGATGATGGAGATCTATTGGTCATAGATAGAAGTTTGGAAGCGGAGCATGGCAAAATAGCCGTTTGTTTTTTGGATGGGGAATTCACCGTAAAACGGTTGAGCATCGAAAAGGACACTATTACATTGATGCCCGAGAATAAAAATTACAAACCCATTAAGGTTTCCAAGGACAGTGACCTATTGATTTGGGGAGTGGTCACCTATGTCATCAAGGCGGTGTAA
- the hutG gene encoding formimidoylglutamase, producing MKHYQIPNQNLWTGRVSNKWLYLHEKVHFTPLNEIPKAQKKSIALLGYACDEGVRRNQGRVGAVTGPDVIKSSFGKMPNHLGSNVLLHDVGSITCPDGDMETSQKTLAEVVKVLLEKKQFPIVLGGGHDMAYGHYNGIKTYLDTKKEGQTIGIINFDAHFDLRKNTEQSNSGTPFYQIAKGCEKEDIDFNYLCLGIRNDANDRNLFQRARDLDVIYVMNDTFQIPLLEEITTWINAFAKNVDYVYVTIDLDGFSSAYAPGVSAASPMGFTPHIVLECLKTIIGSGKLISLDIAEMNPKYDIDGQTAKLAASLVHYVAHAVSGS from the coding sequence ATGAAACATTACCAAATCCCAAATCAAAACCTTTGGACCGGAAGAGTGTCCAATAAATGGTTGTACCTTCATGAAAAGGTGCACTTTACCCCTTTGAACGAAATTCCCAAGGCCCAAAAAAAATCCATTGCCCTGTTGGGCTACGCCTGTGATGAAGGTGTTCGACGAAATCAAGGACGGGTCGGAGCTGTTACTGGACCTGATGTAATAAAAAGTAGTTTTGGAAAAATGCCCAATCACTTGGGAAGCAATGTGCTTTTGCACGATGTAGGCTCAATTACTTGCCCAGATGGTGATATGGAAACCTCGCAAAAAACACTTGCCGAAGTGGTCAAGGTCCTTTTGGAGAAAAAACAATTCCCCATAGTATTGGGTGGCGGTCACGATATGGCTTACGGACACTACAATGGTATCAAAACCTATTTGGATACCAAAAAAGAAGGGCAAACCATCGGTATCATCAATTTTGATGCGCATTTTGACCTTCGAAAAAACACAGAACAAAGTAATTCCGGCACTCCGTTTTATCAGATTGCCAAAGGCTGTGAAAAAGAGGACATTGATTTTAATTACCTCTGCCTCGGCATTCGAAATGATGCCAATGACAGAAACCTTTTCCAAAGAGCCAGAGATTTGGATGTCATCTATGTAATGAACGATACTTTTCAAATTCCTCTGTTGGAAGAAATTACCACTTGGATCAATGCCTTCGCTAAAAATGTGGATTATGTGTATGTCACCATTGATTTGGACGGGTTTTCATCGGCCTATGCCCCAGGAGTGAGTGCAGCATCACCCATGGGTTTTACCCCGCACATTGTCCTTGAATGTTTGAAGACCATTATTGGCTCGGGAAAACTGATCAGCTTGGATATTGCCGAGATGAACCCCAAATATGATATTGATGGGCAAACGGCCAAATTGGCCGCTTCATTAGTGCACTATGTGGCACATGCTGTTTCGGGAAGTTGA